The following proteins are co-located in the Myxococcus fulvus genome:
- a CDS encoding ferritin-like domain-containing protein: protein MAEKSEVARLRSLAQLDADAVGAYDAALARIPEPLVRERLAEFRADHVRHVRELNGFIHHFGGAPLDLKPDLKGAAMKGLTAMSSLMGTEAALVAMLGNEEYSNRSYDVALRFDWSPDVRVLIERHREDERRHILWIREAVRTRPWEKERAPLHEGSEVQA, encoded by the coding sequence ATGGCCGAGAAGTCCGAGGTGGCACGCCTGCGCAGCCTTGCGCAGCTCGACGCGGACGCGGTGGGCGCCTATGACGCGGCGCTCGCACGCATCCCGGAGCCGCTGGTGCGTGAGCGGCTCGCCGAGTTCCGTGCCGACCACGTGCGCCATGTCCGGGAGCTCAACGGCTTCATCCACCACTTCGGAGGCGCGCCGCTGGACCTGAAGCCCGACTTGAAGGGCGCGGCGATGAAGGGCCTGACGGCGATGTCCAGCCTGATGGGCACGGAGGCCGCGCTCGTGGCGATGCTCGGCAACGAGGAGTACTCGAACCGCTCCTACGACGTGGCCCTGCGCTTCGACTGGAGCCCCGATGTGCGCGTGCTCATCGAGCGACACCGCGAGGACGAGCGCCGCCACATCCTGTGGATCCGCGAGGCCGTTCGGACCCGCCCCTGGGAGAAGGAACGCGCCCCGCTGCACGAGGGCTCCGAGGTCCAGGCCTGA
- a CDS encoding erythromycin esterase family protein: MVRAAVVAVLAGLFVMGCAAHRSDLDYPDREAIYDRPLEEMWPEVQGFFTRNELPFREDKGSRVLETEWRQEFGGSKVAGFFHRYLVVGRRETPTTSKLQIFRITKSRNKTLQNPAVQIDWGVSRILAPSEDAETRGLSVEDFEDRLAEPRGENAFFAESGQGQRDMVMEWRVFREVAPLLSKEENAPKPVQVAKAPNAKEAPSQMAVECGLPIIGLGKKAQPGTVMLLGEMHGTQEVPRFVAQMACQAVVAGLPVTVGLELPLENQDRVDAFIDSPGAEDDWLKLMEAPFWRSPYPDGRGSAAMANMLEHLRQLRSQGLDVDVFVFDHPKANGQQREDAMAATVALQVEAGPKRFHVVLSGNIHSRTKKGLPWNKDHKPMGYLLKQKLDDVVALDMAYDSGTAWICSVDSKGVRDRLDCGVRDAKGKNNGERYFVHTWDSANAEGYHGVFYVGAVNASAPAIRVGDSGPGKEGSKNPFVPEAGKLASSR, from the coding sequence ATGGTGCGAGCCGCTGTCGTCGCGGTGCTGGCAGGTCTGTTCGTCATGGGCTGCGCGGCCCATCGCAGTGATTTGGACTATCCGGACCGGGAGGCCATCTACGACCGGCCGCTCGAGGAGATGTGGCCGGAGGTCCAGGGCTTCTTCACCCGCAACGAGCTGCCCTTCCGCGAGGACAAGGGCAGCCGGGTGCTGGAGACGGAGTGGCGGCAGGAGTTCGGCGGCTCGAAGGTCGCCGGCTTCTTCCACCGCTACCTGGTGGTGGGCCGACGAGAGACGCCCACGACGAGCAAGCTGCAAATCTTCCGCATCACCAAGAGCCGGAACAAGACGCTGCAGAACCCGGCCGTGCAGATCGACTGGGGCGTCAGCCGCATCCTGGCCCCCTCGGAGGACGCGGAGACGAGAGGCCTGAGCGTGGAGGACTTCGAGGACCGCCTGGCGGAGCCTCGGGGCGAGAACGCCTTCTTCGCGGAGTCTGGGCAGGGCCAGCGGGACATGGTGATGGAGTGGCGGGTGTTCCGCGAGGTGGCGCCGCTGCTGTCGAAGGAGGAGAACGCGCCCAAGCCGGTGCAGGTCGCCAAGGCGCCCAACGCGAAGGAGGCGCCGTCGCAGATGGCGGTGGAGTGCGGCCTGCCCATCATCGGCCTGGGCAAGAAGGCGCAGCCGGGCACGGTGATGCTGCTGGGCGAGATGCACGGCACGCAGGAGGTGCCGCGCTTCGTGGCGCAGATGGCGTGTCAGGCGGTGGTCGCGGGGCTGCCGGTGACGGTGGGGCTGGAGCTGCCGCTGGAGAACCAGGACCGCGTGGACGCGTTCATCGACAGCCCGGGCGCGGAGGACGACTGGCTCAAGCTGATGGAGGCACCGTTCTGGCGCAGCCCGTATCCGGACGGACGCGGCAGCGCGGCCATGGCGAACATGCTCGAGCACCTGCGTCAGCTGCGCTCGCAGGGGCTGGACGTGGATGTCTTCGTGTTCGACCACCCGAAGGCGAACGGGCAGCAGCGTGAGGACGCGATGGCGGCCACGGTGGCGCTCCAGGTGGAGGCGGGCCCCAAGCGCTTCCACGTGGTGCTGTCGGGCAACATCCACTCGCGCACGAAGAAGGGCCTGCCGTGGAACAAGGACCACAAGCCCATGGGCTACCTGCTGAAGCAGAAGCTGGACGACGTGGTGGCGCTGGACATGGCGTATGACAGCGGCACGGCGTGGATCTGCTCGGTGGACAGCAAGGGCGTGCGAGACAGGCTGGACTGCGGCGTGCGCGACGCGAAGGGCAAGAACAACGGCGAGCGCTACTTCGTGCACACCTGGGACTCGGCGAACGCGGAGGGCTACCACGGCGTGTTCTACGTGGGCGCGGTGAACGCCTCCGCGCCGGCCATCCGCGTGGGCGACAGCGGTCCTGGCAAGGAGGGCAGCAAGAACCCCTTCGTGCCGGAGGCGGGGAAGCTCGCGTCGTCGCGGTAG
- the hutF gene encoding formimidoylglutamate deiminase: protein MSDITVYQPDFLYVGGRLIQGGALAVGADGRILEAADVPAGASVVRLRGRALLPGLVNGHSHAFQRLIRGRTEYVVAGHEADDFWSWREAMYRAAESLGPDDVYVASRQVFVEMALAGITTVGEFHYIHHQQDGTPYADRNVLAKAVIRAARDAGLRICLLRVGYARAGFQVAPNPRQRRFIDPDVDTFLASAQALAGEVKGDAAVSVGLAPHSVRAVPRDWLSAVSKTRGFPVHMHVAEQPKEIEASLAEYGRRPVELLSDLGLLGPGFTAVHGVHLTDEEVSMLGAARATVCACPSTERNLGDGIVPADALVKAGARISLGSDSQAHVDLLDEARQLEGHLRLSRLRRAVLDPGGGEVSGLGARLLDMATVDGARCLGLSTGTLAPGALADFFTVDLGHPSLVGASPRSLLASIVLGAEKAAVRDVAVAGRLVVRDGVHPLAEESGRAFQTLSHSLYR from the coding sequence GTGAGCGACATCACTGTCTACCAGCCGGACTTCCTGTACGTGGGAGGCCGGCTCATCCAAGGGGGCGCCCTGGCCGTGGGCGCCGATGGCCGTATCCTCGAGGCGGCTGACGTGCCCGCCGGGGCGAGCGTCGTGCGGCTGCGAGGCCGCGCGCTGTTGCCGGGGCTCGTCAATGGCCACTCCCACGCGTTCCAGCGGCTCATCCGCGGGCGCACCGAGTACGTGGTCGCCGGGCACGAGGCGGATGACTTCTGGAGCTGGCGCGAGGCCATGTATCGCGCCGCCGAGTCCCTGGGACCCGACGACGTCTACGTGGCCTCCCGACAGGTCTTCGTGGAGATGGCGCTCGCCGGCATCACCACCGTGGGCGAGTTCCACTACATCCACCACCAGCAGGACGGCACGCCGTACGCGGACCGGAACGTGTTGGCCAAGGCCGTCATCCGCGCCGCGCGGGACGCGGGCCTGCGCATCTGTCTGCTCCGCGTGGGCTATGCGCGCGCAGGCTTCCAGGTGGCGCCCAATCCCCGGCAGCGGCGCTTCATCGATCCGGACGTGGACACGTTCCTCGCGTCGGCACAGGCGCTCGCGGGCGAGGTGAAGGGCGACGCGGCGGTGAGCGTGGGGCTCGCGCCCCACAGCGTGCGCGCGGTACCGAGAGATTGGCTGTCCGCCGTCTCGAAGACGCGGGGCTTCCCCGTGCACATGCACGTCGCTGAGCAGCCCAAGGAGATCGAAGCGAGCCTCGCGGAGTACGGCCGGCGCCCGGTGGAGCTGCTGTCGGACCTGGGCCTGTTGGGGCCGGGCTTCACCGCCGTGCACGGCGTGCACCTGACGGACGAGGAGGTGTCCATGTTGGGCGCCGCCCGCGCGACGGTGTGCGCGTGTCCGTCCACGGAGCGCAACCTGGGTGACGGCATCGTCCCCGCGGACGCGCTGGTGAAGGCGGGGGCGCGCATCAGCCTGGGCTCGGACAGTCAGGCGCATGTGGACCTGCTGGACGAGGCCCGTCAGCTGGAGGGGCACCTGCGGCTCTCCCGGCTGCGGCGCGCGGTCCTGGACCCGGGAGGTGGAGAGGTCTCCGGCCTGGGGGCGCGGCTGCTGGACATGGCCACCGTGGATGGCGCGCGCTGCCTGGGGCTGTCCACGGGGACGCTGGCGCCGGGCGCGCTGGCGGACTTCTTCACGGTGGACCTGGGCCATCCGTCGCTCGTGGGCGCGTCGCCGCGGTCGCTGCTCGCCTCCATCGTGCTGGGCGCGGAGAAGGCGGCGGTGCGCGACGTGGCGGTGGCCGGACGGCTGGTGGTCCGGGACGGCGTGCATCCGCTGGCGGAGGAGAGCGGGCGCGCCTTCCAGACGCTCTCGCATTCGCTGTATCGATGA
- the argE gene encoding acetylornithine deacetylase codes for MSDTLPALRATLAELVAMDTTSARPNAPLIDYAQARLEKAGFSAERQRYTDDAGVEKVNLVAVKGGTGRAALALVGHSDCVPYDAAWTDALKLTEKDGKLYARGACDTKGFIACALHAAERAQKLSAPLMVVLTADEEIGLIGAKKLVAAGLGRARHAIVGEPTKLTPVRANKGYCLAEVEVLGKEGHSAYPDTGASAIFRAGRFLNRLEQLATTVLREELDEGFQPPFTTVNVGVIQGGKAKNILPGSCRFTVEWRPIPGQPTERVSELLESIRQELVRDEPAYEAHIRVLRTDRGVNTRADAEVVRFLAEASGNASTTVPFGTEAPQMTELGAEAVVFGPGDIRVAHQTGEHVPIDDLIRCEAVLARAVAHFCGK; via the coding sequence ATGAGCGACACGCTGCCCGCGCTGCGGGCCACCCTGGCGGAGCTGGTGGCGATGGACACCACGTCCGCTCGCCCCAACGCCCCGCTCATCGACTACGCGCAGGCGAGGCTGGAGAAGGCCGGGTTCAGCGCCGAGCGTCAGCGCTACACGGATGACGCGGGCGTGGAGAAGGTGAACCTGGTCGCGGTGAAGGGCGGCACCGGCCGGGCGGCGCTCGCGCTGGTGGGGCACTCCGACTGCGTGCCGTACGACGCGGCGTGGACGGACGCGCTGAAGCTGACGGAGAAGGACGGCAAGCTGTACGCGCGCGGCGCCTGTGACACGAAGGGCTTCATCGCGTGCGCGCTGCACGCCGCCGAGCGGGCCCAGAAGCTCTCCGCGCCGCTGATGGTGGTGCTCACCGCGGACGAGGAGATTGGTCTCATCGGTGCGAAGAAGCTGGTGGCCGCGGGGCTGGGCCGCGCGCGGCACGCCATCGTCGGCGAGCCCACGAAGCTCACGCCGGTGCGCGCGAACAAGGGCTACTGCCTGGCGGAGGTGGAGGTGCTCGGCAAGGAAGGGCACAGCGCGTATCCGGACACGGGCGCGTCGGCCATCTTCCGCGCGGGTCGCTTCCTGAACCGGCTGGAGCAGCTGGCCACCACGGTGTTGCGCGAGGAGCTCGACGAGGGCTTCCAGCCGCCGTTCACCACGGTGAACGTGGGCGTCATCCAGGGCGGCAAGGCGAAGAACATCCTGCCGGGCTCGTGCCGCTTCACGGTGGAGTGGCGGCCGATTCCAGGGCAGCCCACCGAGCGCGTGTCCGAGCTGCTGGAGTCCATCCGCCAGGAGCTGGTGCGCGACGAGCCCGCGTACGAGGCGCACATCCGCGTGCTGCGCACGGACCGGGGTGTGAACACGCGCGCGGACGCGGAGGTGGTGCGCTTCCTGGCCGAGGCCAGCGGTAACGCGTCCACCACGGTGCCCTTCGGTACGGAGGCGCCGCAGATGACGGAGCTGGGCGCGGAGGCCGTGGTGTTCGGCCCCGGCGACATCCGGGTGGCGCACCAGACGGGCGAGCACGTGCCCATCGACGACCTGATTCGCTGCGAGGCCGTGCTGGCCCGCGCCGTCGCGCACTTCTGCGGCAAGTGA
- a CDS encoding flavodoxin family protein, which produces MHSRRLLFLLSSARENGNAEQLARKAAESLPPGTVAEWVNLERYRGEVFQDLRHSPGGYTQPLSPELWDLAQRTVSADELVFVAPVYWYGLPANAVSYLEHWSHWLRITELRFRERMRGKVLSLVTSHSSEEDDAVAQPLLESLQLSADYMEMHWRGALIGHGNTPGQVLQDTRAVTTARDFLVRPVAVSKTEAA; this is translated from the coding sequence ATGCACTCCCGTCGACTCCTCTTCCTGCTCTCCAGTGCCCGTGAGAACGGCAACGCGGAGCAGCTCGCCCGCAAGGCCGCGGAGTCCCTGCCTCCCGGCACGGTGGCGGAGTGGGTGAACCTGGAGCGCTACCGGGGAGAGGTCTTCCAGGACCTGCGTCACTCCCCCGGCGGCTACACGCAGCCCCTGAGCCCCGAGCTGTGGGACCTCGCCCAGCGCACGGTGTCCGCCGACGAGCTCGTGTTCGTCGCGCCCGTCTACTGGTACGGCCTGCCCGCCAACGCCGTGTCCTACCTGGAGCACTGGTCCCACTGGCTGAGAATCACCGAGCTGCGCTTCCGTGAGCGCATGCGCGGCAAGGTGCTCTCGCTGGTGACCTCCCACTCCTCCGAAGAGGACGACGCCGTCGCCCAGCCCCTGCTCGAGAGCCTCCAGCTCAGCGCGGACTACATGGAGATGCACTGGCGCGGCGCGCTCATCGGCCACGGCAACACGCCCGGCCAGGTGCTCCAGGACACACGCGCCGTCACGACCGCGCGCGACTTTCTCGTGCGTCCCGTGGCTGTCTCGAAAACCGAAGCTGCCTGA
- a CDS encoding DUF2167 domain-containing protein, with product MQCRRGLFAVVLLVGVSAWAQAPEQQEVAEEAEVVAPAMPELHLRTGVVVLGNGLAKMNVPSNFGYLSPEDAEKVLVEVWGNPPGTKTLGMLVPSDVSVDAPEGWGVVIQYDDDGHVEDKDAASIDYAELLEEMQEGTREENKERTRAGFEAVDLVGWAATPHYDASTRKLYWAQELAFGGSKEHTLNYAVRVLGKEGVLVLNAVSSMVALHQVEKDMKQVLAFTEFQEGHRYEDFDPSTGRVAAYGVAGLVAGKVAAKAGLFKGLLAVLLAGKKVVIAGVVMLFVALGKLFKRGGNSDGTP from the coding sequence ATGCAGTGTCGACGTGGGTTGTTCGCGGTGGTGTTGCTGGTGGGAGTGAGCGCGTGGGCCCAGGCCCCCGAGCAGCAGGAGGTCGCCGAGGAGGCGGAGGTGGTCGCCCCGGCGATGCCCGAGCTGCACCTGCGCACGGGCGTGGTGGTGCTGGGCAATGGCCTGGCGAAGATGAACGTCCCCTCCAACTTCGGCTACCTGTCGCCCGAGGACGCGGAGAAGGTGCTCGTGGAGGTGTGGGGCAATCCTCCGGGCACCAAGACGCTGGGCATGCTGGTCCCCTCGGACGTGAGCGTGGACGCGCCGGAGGGCTGGGGCGTCGTCATCCAGTACGACGATGACGGGCACGTGGAGGACAAGGACGCGGCCAGCATCGACTACGCGGAGCTGCTCGAGGAGATGCAGGAGGGCACGCGCGAGGAGAACAAGGAGCGCACCCGCGCGGGCTTCGAGGCCGTGGACCTGGTCGGCTGGGCCGCCACCCCGCACTACGACGCCAGCACGCGCAAGCTGTACTGGGCGCAGGAGCTGGCCTTCGGTGGCTCCAAGGAGCACACGCTGAACTACGCCGTCCGCGTGCTGGGCAAGGAGGGCGTGCTGGTCCTCAACGCCGTCTCCAGCATGGTGGCGCTGCACCAGGTGGAGAAGGACATGAAGCAGGTGCTGGCCTTCACCGAGTTCCAGGAGGGCCACCGCTACGAGGACTTCGACCCCAGCACCGGCCGCGTCGCCGCGTACGGTGTCGCGGGCCTGGTGGCGGGCAAGGTCGCCGCCAAGGCGGGCCTCTTCAAGGGCCTGCTCGCCGTGCTGCTGGCCGGCAAGAAGGTCGTCATCGCCGGCGTGGTCATGCTGTTCGTCGCGCTGGGCAAGCTGTTCAAGCGCGGCGGCAACAGCGACGGCACGCCGTAG
- the mfd gene encoding transcription-repair coupling factor has protein sequence MDSPYTQRLDGEAARDGGVPLVTADTFSRLLGELRAGQRTRTQGLKGAARGHVLARLHREAKAPLVCVAADEEAADSLASDLAFFLGGTGTLREPGVLRLPADEVLPYDELSPDAAVVTERIGALYHLARGTRFPVLVLSLRALYRRMLRPDVMAQLTDRVTVGQEYDRDALARKLARMGYQNSPMVEDVGTFSVRGGLLDVFSPLYDKPVRLEFFGDTIDSIRAFDPESQRTVDALKEVDLVPARELLLTEDTRPRAEAAARAVADRINLPTIQLRERLDALREGLPGFGLEGLLPGLFEGGLATVFDFLRAWSPEGPVFYLDDPLELSRAADALWEELERTFTQAEERKDLVCPPAEHFLSRDAVEQQLAAYRVVEGGGLSLTQSEKPPVLFQFGGTQDLREAILAHHGEEGALQPLVERLQRWRDSRVACAVACGTLSQADRLKRLLLDRNVMVKVHTEPMKDASALYEPSVWAHLFTGEVSQGFVDGSGGLALLSDEEIFGVRARRRVKRGKKLDAFAAGFKDLKEGDLIVHTDFGIGRYSGLTKMQVNGVPGDFLVLEYAGRDKIYLPVGRMRLIQKFTGGNPETVQLDKLGTTSWEKTKKRVKEQLLKMAAELLQIAASRRAHPGHAFSAPDRYFAQFEADFEFEETPDQAKAIEDVLSDMQKPEPMDRLVCGDVGYGKTEVAMRAAFKATLDRKQVAVLVPTTVLAQQHFLSFKKRFKDYPVTVEVISGMKKPPEVREILKRAKEGKVDILIGTHKLLGGEVAFKDLGLMIVDEEQRFGVKQKESLKKWRSQIDVLTLTATPIPRTLHMSMSGVRDMSIIATPPQDRRAIRTFVMKYDPQVVKEAIEREIARGGQVFFVHNRVESLPSMEQQLRELVPQLSIGVAHGQMGEGQLEKVMLEFTERKHQVLLCTAIIESGIDISSANTMIVNRADQFGLAQLYQLRGRVGRSKERAYAYLLVPTRRAVTRDAQRRLEVLQNFTELGAGFSIASHDLEIRGAGNLLGEKQSGAIAEIGFDMYAQLLEEAVAELQGQPPKVQIEPDVTLPMPALIPDDYVADVHQRLVFYKRFSQASHPDEVTDLRAELVDRYGEAPDEVDHLSELTLLKIDMRDLRLRGLEVGPQRLVVTLGADALLDGPKVAGLVQRSKGYYRLTPDMKLIARVAQGTQGHDLIAEARKVLRDLDHCSLPRN, from the coding sequence ATGGACAGTCCTTACACACAGAGGTTGGATGGCGAGGCGGCGCGGGACGGTGGCGTGCCTCTCGTGACGGCGGACACCTTCTCCCGGCTGCTCGGCGAGCTGCGCGCAGGCCAGCGCACACGCACCCAGGGCCTGAAGGGCGCGGCCCGGGGCCACGTGCTCGCCCGGTTGCATCGCGAGGCGAAGGCCCCGCTGGTGTGCGTGGCGGCGGACGAGGAGGCGGCGGACAGCCTGGCCTCCGACCTGGCGTTCTTCCTGGGCGGAACAGGCACCCTGCGCGAGCCGGGGGTGCTGCGGCTGCCCGCGGACGAGGTGCTCCCCTACGACGAGCTGTCCCCGGACGCGGCCGTGGTCACCGAGCGCATCGGCGCGCTGTACCACCTGGCGCGGGGCACGCGCTTCCCGGTGCTGGTGCTGTCGCTGCGCGCGCTGTACCGCCGCATGCTGCGCCCGGACGTCATGGCCCAGCTCACGGACCGGGTGACGGTGGGCCAGGAGTACGACCGCGACGCGCTGGCGCGGAAGCTCGCGCGCATGGGCTACCAGAACAGCCCCATGGTGGAGGACGTGGGGACGTTCTCCGTGCGCGGAGGGCTGCTCGACGTCTTCAGCCCACTCTACGACAAGCCGGTGCGCCTGGAGTTCTTCGGCGACACCATCGACTCCATCCGCGCCTTCGACCCGGAGTCGCAGCGCACGGTGGACGCGCTGAAGGAAGTGGACCTGGTGCCCGCGCGCGAGCTGTTGCTCACCGAGGACACCCGTCCCCGCGCGGAGGCCGCCGCCCGCGCCGTCGCCGACCGCATCAACCTGCCCACCATCCAGCTCCGTGAGCGCCTGGACGCGCTGCGCGAGGGCCTGCCCGGCTTCGGGCTGGAGGGGCTGCTCCCCGGGCTGTTCGAGGGCGGGCTGGCCACGGTGTTCGACTTCCTGCGCGCGTGGAGCCCCGAGGGGCCCGTCTTCTACCTGGACGACCCGCTGGAGCTGTCGCGCGCGGCGGACGCGCTGTGGGAGGAGCTGGAGCGCACCTTCACCCAGGCCGAGGAGCGCAAGGACCTGGTGTGCCCGCCGGCCGAGCACTTCCTGTCGCGCGACGCGGTGGAGCAGCAACTGGCCGCCTATCGCGTCGTCGAGGGCGGTGGGCTGTCGCTGACGCAGTCGGAGAAGCCGCCGGTGTTGTTCCAGTTCGGCGGCACGCAGGACCTGCGGGAGGCCATCCTCGCGCACCACGGCGAAGAGGGCGCGCTGCAACCCCTCGTCGAGCGGCTGCAGCGCTGGCGCGACTCGCGCGTGGCGTGCGCGGTGGCGTGCGGCACGCTGAGCCAGGCGGACCGGCTCAAGCGGCTGCTGCTCGACCGCAACGTCATGGTGAAGGTGCACACCGAGCCCATGAAGGACGCGTCGGCGCTGTACGAGCCGTCCGTCTGGGCGCATCTCTTCACGGGCGAGGTGAGCCAGGGCTTCGTGGACGGCTCGGGCGGGTTGGCGCTGCTGTCGGATGAGGAGATTTTCGGCGTCCGCGCGCGTCGGCGCGTCAAGCGCGGCAAGAAGCTGGACGCGTTCGCCGCGGGCTTCAAGGACCTGAAGGAAGGCGACCTCATCGTCCACACCGACTTCGGCATCGGCCGCTACTCGGGCCTGACGAAGATGCAGGTGAACGGCGTGCCCGGGGACTTCCTCGTCCTGGAGTACGCGGGCCGGGACAAAATCTATCTGCCGGTGGGCCGCATGCGGCTCATCCAGAAGTTCACCGGCGGCAACCCGGAGACCGTCCAGCTCGACAAGCTGGGCACGACGAGCTGGGAGAAGACGAAGAAGCGCGTCAAGGAGCAGCTGCTCAAGATGGCGGCGGAGCTGCTTCAAATCGCCGCCTCGCGCCGCGCGCACCCGGGACACGCCTTCAGCGCGCCGGACCGCTACTTCGCCCAGTTCGAGGCGGACTTCGAGTTCGAGGAGACGCCGGACCAGGCCAAGGCGATTGAAGACGTGCTCTCCGACATGCAGAAGCCGGAGCCCATGGACCGGCTGGTCTGCGGCGACGTGGGCTACGGCAAGACGGAGGTCGCCATGCGCGCGGCCTTCAAGGCGACGCTGGACCGCAAGCAGGTGGCAGTGCTGGTGCCCACCACGGTGCTGGCGCAGCAGCACTTCCTCTCCTTCAAGAAGCGCTTCAAGGACTACCCCGTCACGGTGGAGGTCATCTCCGGCATGAAGAAGCCGCCGGAGGTGCGCGAAATCCTCAAGCGCGCCAAGGAGGGCAAGGTCGACATCCTCATCGGCACGCACAAGCTCTTGGGCGGCGAGGTGGCCTTCAAGGATTTGGGGTTGATGATCGTCGACGAGGAGCAGCGCTTCGGCGTGAAGCAGAAGGAGTCGCTGAAGAAGTGGCGCTCCCAGATTGACGTGCTGACGCTGACGGCGACGCCCATCCCCCGCACGCTGCACATGAGCATGTCGGGCGTGCGCGACATGAGCATCATCGCCACGCCTCCGCAGGACCGGCGCGCCATCCGCACCTTCGTGATGAAGTACGACCCGCAGGTGGTGAAGGAGGCGATTGAACGCGAGATTGCCCGCGGCGGTCAGGTGTTCTTCGTGCACAACCGCGTCGAGTCGCTGCCCTCCATGGAGCAGCAGCTGCGCGAGCTGGTGCCGCAGCTGTCCATCGGCGTGGCGCACGGACAGATGGGCGAGGGGCAGCTCGAGAAGGTCATGCTGGAGTTCACCGAGCGCAAGCACCAGGTGCTGCTGTGCACGGCCATCATCGAGAGCGGCATCGACATCTCCAGCGCAAACACGATGATTGTGAACCGGGCGGACCAGTTCGGCCTGGCGCAGCTCTACCAGCTGCGGGGCCGCGTGGGCCGTTCCAAGGAGCGCGCGTACGCGTACCTGTTGGTGCCCACGCGCCGGGCGGTGACACGCGACGCGCAGCGCCGGCTGGAGGTGCTCCAGAACTTCACCGAGCTGGGCGCGGGCTTCTCCATCGCCAGTCACGACCTGGAGATTCGCGGCGCGGGCAACCTCTTGGGAGAGAAGCAGTCCGGCGCCATCGCCGAGATTGGCTTCGACATGTACGCGCAGCTCCTGGAGGAGGCCGTCGCGGAGCTGCAGGGCCAGCCGCCCAAGGTGCAGATTGAACCGGACGTCACGCTGCCCATGCCGGCGCTCATCCCGGACGACTACGTGGCGGACGTGCACCAGCGGCTCGTCTTCTACAAGCGCTTCAGCCAGGCCAGCCACCCGGACGAGGTGACGGACCTGCGCGCGGAGCTGGTGGACCGCTACGGCGAGGCCCCGGACGAGGTGGACCACCTGTCCGAGCTGACGCTGCTGAAGATCGACATGCGAGACCTCCGGCTGCGAGGCCTGGAGGTGGGGCCGCAGCGGCTGGTGGTGACGCTGGGCGCGGACGCGCTGCTCGACGGGCCGAAGGTCGCGGGGCTGGTGCAGCGCTCGAAGGGATACTACCGCCTCACGCCGGACATGAAGCTCATCGCCCGCGTGGCGCAGGGCACCCAGGGGCACGACCTCATCGCCGAGGCGCGCAAGGTGCTCCGAGATTTGGACCACTGCTCGCTGCCGAGGAACTGA